The genomic stretch TCATAGCTACTGCCTGTACGTACATTTCTATTTATTTCTGAACTGCTTGTGCTATCAAATCCTCTTCGGTTTGTTTAGTTATCTCTGGTCTTCCACCTCCAGTTCTATATAACCACAATGCCTCTATTGCATAATTTCTGACAGATAAGTTTCTGgtctttttttcatcagCTGCCTCTGTTATTGTTTCAATGATTCGTAATTGGTCTATCAAGTCCCACATCATATCTTCAAAGTCAAGTGATAgttgtttgatttcatcTGTAAAACTCTGATCATCTGAGTCTGTTTTTGGTAGTATACTGTATTTATGTAATCCCAATTTATGTAAGATTCTCCCTAATGTTTGAATGCTCAAGCATCTTTGTCCAGCTAAAGTCGATCTGGCTAAATGTGCCAACTCACCCAATGTATAACCTGCCATATGTGGGTTCTCCgaatgatgatgaagtcCCATATAAGTAGGTATTTCGGATGAACTATCTTTTGGTTCTTCTCCCTCTGGAcccaattcaattaaatctcCTTTAAAGTCAAATCTCATATCAGATATTGATTCATAAACGGTAGACAATTGTTTTGGCATTGGCTGTGTCATCCATGACAActtttctgtttctttAGGCAAATCAGGATAGTATTTCTCATGTAGCTTATCAAAGAAATCGGGATCATTTATATCCAAATCTGGCTGTTTGGGTTTTGTAAAATGAACAGTATTATTCAATCCTTCTTCATCGCTATCAGGATTAATCTGGTAATCGTCAGGTGCAATGTGATCATTATTAGGAACTAATTCATTGACATCAGTAACGTCCTCCCATCCATTTGGATCCAATTCAATTCCATCAtccaaatcttcaaatttaacCGTCTTGATATTATCGTCGAAAGCGACTTTTTTCGTATTACTGCCACCCTCAGGTTCAGATAAGGATAATGAACTTATACCCAATGCACGGTCCACATCTTCCTTATCTAATTGAGATAAATCTGTTAATCCTTCAGAAGTTTTCATTGATCCAATCCATCCATGGTATCCCTCTGCATGTTCATGAGCATGTCCATTGTGTTCATGGTCTGTTGCTTCCCTTTTCTTGGATCTACCAATCAaactttcaattaatttaggATCTAAACCCTTTAGTAACTCCTCACGCTCTTGCAAAATCTCTTCCTCTGACATTTGAGCCATCTTCTCGATATTTTCTTGGTGAATTTTGGAAGCCTCTGAACGGATTTCAGTAGTTTTTGGGGAAGTTGTGCTCTGTTCctgttgttgcttttgCCTCCATCTTGAgactttcttttcttttaattttttaagTTCGGGGAATCCACCAATTGTGGGTTTTGGGGTTGGTTCTTTAGGTGCCTCTGTCTCATGCTCTATAATCTCTCCTATGAAATCCATTATGTGTAGTGTCTTAATAATGTTTAATAAAAGTAAAgttcattatttatttttcattgtaTCAATTTACTCCTCTTTTTTTCCCCCCCTACAAATGCGAAGAGATGGAGAAGGAAGATTACAAATTTGGTGATATTTTTCTACAAACTTCTATATGCTATCTTTATCTATTGTGGATTGGTTGTTCTGAGGAGTAGTTTCCACCAAATAGCCAGGTGCAGAATAACtgtttttcttcaacttttCATCTATCATGTTCATGAATTTGTCATTAACAACACTTGAATACACTGTGTATTTTGCTAGTAGGTTTTCTTGTTCGTGAAGTTCCTGTTCCACATCATCCTTTACTTGTAGTTTACCTCTAAAAGAAAACGGTATGTCAATAAAAggaataataaaaacaacaaaagcaGCAGCTAATCTCCATAAAGTATAAAATTCATCGTCTTTCCCGTGATTTCTGTTGCCGTTGAAAACCAAATTGATCCAGTTCCTTCTAAATCCCATATCAAAGGGTCtttcatcaatataatACCTGACTATAGCTCTACCGGTTTTGTGCTTGACATTAACATATTTTCTTCctgtttcttttctaggtgggttttttgttttcatcCAGCTGGGCATATTAGGGTTCTTTCTGGCATCTTTCCATCGATTATACCGTTTCCTCTGGTTTATCGTAATTTCATCTAATGTAGTCATATTTATACTAACGTACCGCAAGTGAATACCGAATAAGCACCCTATCATAATGATCCAGAACCCACTCATAACaaacaatacaataaaattatGATCAATTTCACCCTGTTGAATAGATTCTCTGGTAAACCTTGCACAGTATATTAGcacaataatgaaaaatgcAAGAAAACCCATCATAAATTTCATGAAAAATAGATAATTATCCTGTCCAATAGGTTGTCCAATCCATATACAGTAATGATCAAACTTGATCACATTGTATCCAAcatcttttgaaaaaaaacttcTTTCTAGTTTTATGGAGTTGGAGTTTGAACAATAATATGGAAAACCTTTTTCATCacagaaaaataaatcaggTAAGGGAATTAAAcctttattattttcactGTAAAGGTCGATAGGTGGGAATACTGGTGATTTCCCTGGTCCAACAAGGAATATTAATACCCAGTAAACTAATAACtccaattgaaagaaacCCAATAACACCCAAAGGATAATTGCAACAGCATGTGAATGATGTACATATACTAGTTTATATCCAACTGCATAATTAATAGCATAGTTCAAATATGCAAGGACAAGAACAACACATATGGGAACTAGTAGTTTGatatagttttttttcaaatattcttTCCTCCAAATCATGAGTTTCCATTATTTAAgaacaaatattatttgtGATATAGGGTTGTTTAATGATTGttgttctttcttttgctttttcACCTTATGTTGGGTGCAAGTACTAGGttgatgataattcaagaaaaagtgTAAACATTTGTTCTTTGCTCTCGTCCctgatttcaaaaaaatattcgTCAATACAAGGCTATGCTACTAAAATATAATACACGATTCACTAAATTATAGAAGTTTGTGTTCCCAGTTCCATGTGTCTTCATACTATCGTCAACAGATGAATCCATATTTGtaaacaattttcaaagaGAATGCCTTTTCGTAAACTCCACTCCACAATTATTTTAGGGGGGATaggttttttttggggCCGTACGGAGATAACTTATCAAAATTCCGCAATCATTTATCCTCACAACTTTATCTAATATTTTGCTCCTCCTTGCTTtaactttcttttcttacCTACACAATTGTACTCGAAACATGAAAGCTTTATTACTATTGTATACTGTCATTACAGTTGTTTTGGCGTTGCCTTCGCAAACTCCCTTTTCTTTGTCTCCATTGcaacaattaaaagatgAACTTGCTGGTAAAGTTTCTCAGACACAGATTCTTGATATGGAGAGAATATGGATTAATTATCAACGGCAAAACGGTTTAGAAACtattttgaaagaatttaACCAATTCAAGTCACAATTTCAGTATTCATTAGCCTCCCAGGATAAATCTGAATCAACTTACAGTATTGAAGTATCCAAGGCATCCCCTGAATTGTTAGGGTTTGACACGGTTAAACAATATACTGGTTATTTCAATGTCAAtgataaagataaaaacTACTTTTTCTGGTTTTTTGAAAGTAGAAATGACCCCAAAAATGATCCTTTAGTTATTTGGCTTAATGGTGGTCCTGGATGTTCCAGTTTATGTGGATTGGCATTAGAGTTGGGTCCATCAATTATAAATGCCACTTTACAGCCTGAGTATAACCCACATGCCTGGAATTCTAATGCTtctgttttgtttttagaTCAACCAGCAAATGTCGGGTTTTCATATGGTGGTAACATTCCTATCACCTCCGACCAAGCTTCACAGGACtttgttgaatttatcaaattgttttatgAAAGATTTCCCGAGTATGTCGATTTGGACTTGCATATTTCGGGTGAGTCATACGCTGGCCATTATGTTCCTAGTTTCGCTAATGCTGTTCATAAAGCTGATATTCCATTAAACTCAATATTGATTGGTAACGGTGTGACTGATCCAGTAGTACAATTGGGTGAAAAGAGTAATATGGGATGTGGTCAAGGTGGAATTGGAAAGATTTACACAGACAAGGAATGTACAGAATACCCTGAGAAATACGAGAAATTTGTACCTTATGGAGAATTATGTTACAAGAACCCAAATGCTTTAACTTGTTTTATTGCTGCATTGGCCTCTCCAAAAACTCCAGACACAGGTGATTTGAATCCTTATGATTCACGTGTCAAATGTGGTAACAACTCATTGTGTTATGATCAAATAGATTATCTTAACGACTACTTTAACTTACAATCGGTTCAAGAAGCTTTAGGGGTTGAAAAGACTTACACAATGTGTTCCTCTAATGTTGGATCCAGATTTGTTTCTGATTTTATGAGGCCATATCATACTTATGTTGCTGATTTGTTAGATGATGGTATTCCAGTTTTGATATATGTTGGTGATAAAGATTTAGTATGTGATTGGTTGGGAAACTTGGCTTGGgtcaataaattgaattatacCGGACatgatcaatttgaaaaaactgAGTTTAAACCCTGGTACACCGCTGATGGCAAGTTGGCTGGTGAAGTGAAAAATCATGACCACTTTACTTATTTACGTATTTATGAATCTGGTCATATGGTACCTATGGACCAGCCTGAGAATTCCTTAGACATGGTAAATAGATGGGTTCGTGgtgattttaaattttaagACACCCTCTGGTATGTTTAGTTGAATATGATTTAGTAGTGGTGTTGTAGTTAAATTTACTTGTGTTGCAAAACAACATTACACgtctatttttttttcgtctttttttttttcaacgCGTTGTTTATTTCTGTgggttaaaaaaaaatcttacAACACACTCGACTTTCCATCATCATATCCTAGCATTGTACAAAATGAGTGATTATGAATCAGGATCAGACATAGATAACTATTATGAAGCAGATGAATTTGACGATTTTATTGAATACAGTGATAATGAAgttgaacaagaaaaatcaaaaccaacCCCAGGCCAAATAGAAGTTGAGGAAATTGAAGAACCTGAAGAAGATAGAATAAGAACTTTGACTACAACTTTAAAACCAAATGAGACACAAGCCcagaaattattaaaagcGCATATTTCTGTTTTAGTATCAGCCCTTGGTGGTCCTGACCACACTTCAGATATTCAACCACCGCCTTATAAATTGGGCCATGATGCACTTGCGTGTCTTAAAGATATTAAACGCTGGATAAGAGCTGTtgatgaaaagaaaaacaattatgAGGTTGCCTTGGCATGTGCTGAAAGTGGATTAGTGacaaatgatttaattgtgATTATGTGTCAATGGGAAGATAAAAtgcaaaagaaagagatcattaaaaacaaaactacCACTGAGAAAACGATGTTGGCGTGTCTTGAATTGTTAGTACTATTAACATGGCCTGTTGAGTTTGGTAAAGATTTATCTGAGAGCCAAAAATTACTTTATTCCGAAATTAAAAAAGTGCATGTATCTTATaagaaacaaatattaatgTTTAATAATGGACAACTATTAAAAGCTGCTATTAGATTAGTTTTGCCAACTATAGCAAAGTCGAGGATAGACCGTGAGCCTAGGGACAAccaaattttgaaactaGTTTTGTACCTCATAAGAAATTTATTAGCTATTGAACCTGCAAACTTGTCGATATCTAACAAGTCACGTAAAGGTGCTAGTGTAACTGCATCTGATTTACCACTCGGTGTCACACAAGACGATATATCGATCAATAACGTATTGTCTGTattcaagaaaaacaagGTATTGATGTTGCTTTTAACCATATCAGGATCGCTCGGAACTGAATTTGATAGAGACATGTTTGGCGAAATATGTTTGGAAAGCatttatctaataataaaggGGTTATCAGCATCTGAAGTTTTggtgaaaaagaatttggGATCTACACCTGTTGCTGCGCCTTCTCAAAATACGGTTCCTGATGCCATCAATGCCTCACAGCCATTGCAACCAGTGACGACTACTGTTGGAATGCAATTGCAAGATTTGTTGGCCACCGAGtccaagaaaaagaaaattcaaACACAAAATATAGCTTCTAGACATGGTCGATTTGGATCCTTACTTTCTATCCGATCAGCCGACTCGAATTCTTTTGTCGTATCAGGACAAGAAGCATTAATCAACACTGATAGTTCTTTAGCTAAATTGGACAAGTCTAAGAAATGGAAAGATAGAACCTATTTCAAGTATGATTCCGATGAATACGTCAATACTTCCACTCCTGTTTATCTTAATTTAACTGGACAAGACATTTTGTACAATTTTGTGGAACAATTTTTATCAGGGGGgtgtttcaataatttgattgagTGTATGGGATCAAGATTAACCAGTCAAACTGATTTGAATATGGTAGATGAGCTTACACTTGCTAGTTATTTTTTCACTATTTCATGGTTTTTAAGTTACCAAAGAGAAAGAATTGGGTTGGACTCAGAAAACAAGGAGTTGAATTATGGATCAGTGGGTGCTGCATTGAGTGAagtcaattttattttgatcaTTGGATATTTCAGAGATTCGTTTTCTGTGAAAAAATGGAATTCTTTGCATGTGGCAATGATATGTTTCAAGGAGTTGTTAcaaatttccaattcagTGTTTGGTAAGGAAATCACTAACCAGACAGGCGAAGGCGATGAAATCTCACAGCATGAAATTGATCGAGAGTTGGCAGAAGGTATTATTAGAAAgctattttcatttaatgattttttgaGTATTATTGTTCAAATACCTCAGACTGCGGCCAAACATTCTCCAGATTATCTTAGAGTCTCGGTTTCTGTTGTtcatattttattaaagGCTTTTGAAACTTTTGCCAATGAAGATGTTCATTTGTATATTCAATCAAAACGTAAACAAAGTAAGAGAAACCGTAAGCGGGTGAACAATTTGGATAAGTCTACTGAAGATAGGTTAAGAGATGTGATCTATGCATcagatgaagaattagacCAATCGAGTGCCAAAGAAATAACTCAAGAACGTAAATTAGATTTCAAGAAAACAGAAGCAAGGTTTTTCCATCAAGCGATTGTATCTACATATATCAACTACTTATCAAGATATGAAGATTTATCAAaccaagaaatcaaaacgTGTCTTTCATATTTTCATCGATTATTTGTGGTAAGAAAAGATTTCACTGGGTTGTATAGATTGGATTTCATGCAATTGTTACAAAAGTTGAGAAATTATTTGCAACGAGGAAGTAGTCTACGTTTAcaagttgaagaatttatttattattttatgaaaaaattcaagACTGCATTTGAAAGATTCCCCATGCCCATTGAAGTATTATTTCCTCGATTTGAAGATAACGAGTGTAAGGTTTATCTAGCTACAGGAGAAGTATATGAGAAGGAAGAAACGACATCAACATCACGTTCTCCAAGATTAGCTAAAGATTTGGAATTTGTACGTGATTTTGGTTTAGATGatcaaattaaaatctTGGTGAGTCAGTTGCATGTTCAAGAGAAGCAATCGTTACTCAAATGGTTGATACAGGAATTGGAgagaataataaatgataGGATTTTAAATTCAGATTCCATTGCAGAATTGAATGCATCTAATCAGCAACGTCGTTTATTCATTAACAATGGGTATTTGCGTTTCTTGTTACGTAtaattggatttgatttgcCTTATACTATGGAAGAAGTGCCAGAGTTGGCAACTACCGTTGATATGGAACATTTGACAAAAGTTACcgaattgattaaaaaatGGGACTCTTCTCAACCTGTGAtatttgaagatgataaGGTGCCTTCTTATTTTGTACGTACAAGAGAAGCAGGTTATGATGAGGACCAGTATAACGAAAATGATCAAGAGTATGattttaatgatgattCTATTGCATTTGAAACCGAGGCTAATCCAAACTCTAACCGAAATCATGTTTCTGAATTGGATCACTTGGAGGAATTAGAAAGACAATTACTGAGTAATGGTTCTAGAGTTAATTCAAAAGAACGTAATGGTACGAAAGGGAAAGCAAGAAAGAAAtctaaagaaaagaaacgCCCTGAACCTAAGAAAGTACGTGGTCTTAAACGTAGAAGAATACCTAAAGATCTTttggatgatgatgattcaCAACATGTCGTCAAATCTGCCGAGTTTGTCCATGATTCGGATGATGAatctgatgatgaaaaagataaagccttttttgaaagagaagaaaaaatgaggaatttattgaatgaCATGGGTGGTATTGCTACTTCGGAACAATTGAAGGAAATTCAAAAAGTTTGGAAGAATTTGGAAACTGGAGGAAACAATAAAGTTGCTTCTACTGTGGCAAAAGCTGTGAAAGAAGTCGGGttatttgttgaagaaagtGACAACGATGATGAGGTGGAAGAGGAAAGTAGAAACTCTGCTCCAGTAAATGAAGAAGCTGATCGTacaatttttgaatcaGGTGAAGTTGATACCCAACAAGATTTATCAGATAACACTTCAAATACTTCTGATATGGAATCAGAAACTGAAACTACGAAAAGATCATTTGTTGAAGACCCAGAAGAAATACTGCATGTCCAACCCAAGAGAAAACGATTAGTCATCAGtgatgacgaagaagaatagttttttttaagtCTATGCCAGATATGTATTAAATGTAGTTTTTAATCTAAACGTCTTAATCTATTACACAATGGTCTCCGCCATCAGAGCttgtatttttaattgtCATAAATGAGGAAATAAACATAACCGcaaaaccaaataataCACATGCAATGCTTGGAATTGCCTTGAATATaataaactttttcttttctttagGCATTGCCAGTTTATAGTCCACTTGATTCCATGACAATTTTAGATAACACAAAGGAGGTATTATATAGGCCATAAGCGACGCCGACGTGGCACCAACCAATTCTAAAATCATCCCCAAATTACAAGTGAATAATGCCACTGACATTGAACTGAACACTAGGAAACTAGTAATGAAGAAATGCTGTTTGGAGCTCAACTCCAAGTCTGCAGTGCTGCCGTCAACACTTGCCTTCTTGGCCAATATAATCTCTTTCAAAACATCACGAACAACAAATATCTCCAATGGGAAAGTTGTTAACATATTCAatccaaaacaaaatcGGGCAATATTGATCCAATTATCATtacttttgaaattattgagAATGTTCCCCTTTGTAATGTCTCcgaaattgattaatccATTTATGGCCATGATCATACAAAAAATCATGGAAACAAGGCACGATATGTGTGtcaatttggaaaacttGGCTAAACTTGGGTTTTTCATTGACTGATAAATGAACATTGTGTTATGATGACAAACTAATGCAAATGAAATGACTGAAATCCCTTGGAAAATATTGGCATTGACAGTCCACTCTTTTATTGTCAATTCACCCTTTATAGTAGGTGAAACAAAAGGTGCTCTAAAAATAGTGAGGACAACAATGATGAACATTCCAACTAAAGCAAATCCAGATGCTTTTgctaattttgaaatatctCGGTTTAACGATAAAGGATAGGATATGCAAGTGGtgaacaaaacaataatggtATTTCTAGCAAACAACCAACCCAATGGACCATCAGACCTCGTTATTGACTC from Candida albicans SC5314 chromosome 5, complete sequence encodes the following:
- a CDS encoding uncharacterized protein (Protein wth a predicted role in transcription from RNA polymerase II promoters; Spider biofilm induced), whose translation is MDFIGEIIEHETEAPKEPTPKPTIGGFPELKKLKEKKVSRWRQKQQQEQSTTSPKTTEIRSEASKIHQENIEKMAQMSEEEILQEREELLKGLDPKLIESLIGRSKKREATDHEHNGHAHEHAEGYHGWIGSMKTSEGLTDLSQLDKEDVDRALGISSLSLSEPEGGSNTKKVAFDDNIKTVKFEDLDDGIELDPNGWEDVTDVNELVPNNDHIAPDDYQINPDSDEEGLNNTVHFTKPKQPDLDINDPDFFDKLHEKYYPDLPKETEKLSWMTQPMPKQLSTVYESISDMRFDFKGDLIELGPEGEEPKDSSSEIPTYMGLHHHSENPHMAGYTLGELAHLARSTLAGQRCLSIQTLGRILHKLGLHKYSILPKTDSDDQSFTDEIKQLSLDFEDMMWDLIDQLRIIETITEAADEKKTRNLSVRNYAIEALWLYRTGGGRPEITKQTEEDLIAQAVQK
- a CDS encoding palmitoyltransferase (Ortholog(s) have palmitoyltransferase activity, role in protein palmitoylation and plasma membrane localization); translated protein: MIWRKEYLKKNYIKLLVPICVVLVLAYLNYAINYAVGYKLVYVHHSHAVAIILWVLLGFFQLELLVYWVLIFLVGPGKSPVFPPIDLYSENNKGLIPLPDLFFCDEKGFPYYCSNSNSIKLERSFFSKDVGYNVIKFDHYCIWIGQPIGQDNYLFFMKFMMGFLAFFIIVLIYCARFTRESIQQGEIDHNFIVLFVMSGFWIIMIGCLFGIHLRYVSINMTTLDEITINQRKRYNRWKDARKNPNMPSWMKTKNPPRKETGRKYVNVKHKTGRAIVRYYIDERPFDMGFRRNWINLVFNGNRNHGKDDEFYTLWRLAAAFVVFIIPFIDIPFSFRGKLQVKDDVEQELHEQENLLAKYTVYSSVVNDKFMNMIDEKLKKNSYSAPGYLVETTPQNNQSTIDKDSI
- the PRC2 gene encoding Prc2p (Putative carboxypeptidase; induced by human neutrophils; Spider biofilm induced), producing MKALLLLYTVITVVLALPSQTPFSLSPLQQLKDELAGKVSQTQILDMERIWINYQRQNGLETILKEFNQFKSQFQYSLASQDKSESTYSIEVSKASPELLGFDTVKQYTGYFNVNDKDKNYFFWFFESRNDPKNDPLVIWLNGGPGCSSLCGLALELGPSIINATLQPEYNPHAWNSNASVLFLDQPANVGFSYGGNIPITSDQASQDFVEFIKLFYERFPEYVDLDLHISGESYAGHYVPSFANAVHKADIPLNSILIGNGVTDPVVQLGEKSNMGCGQGGIGKIYTDKECTEYPEKYEKFVPYGELCYKNPNALTCFIAALASPKTPDTGDLNPYDSRVKCGNNSLCYDQIDYLNDYFNLQSVQEALGVEKTYTMCSSNVGSRFVSDFMRPYHTYVADLLDDGIPVLIYVGDKDLVCDWLGNLAWVNKLNYTGHDQFEKTEFKPWYTADGKLAGEVKNHDHFTYLRIYESGHMVPMDQPENSLDMVNRWVRGDFKF
- the YBL053 gene encoding Ybl053p (Putative subunit of a replication fork-pausing checkpoint complex); amino-acid sequence: MSDYESGSDIDNYYEADEFDDFIEYSDNEVEQEKSKPTPGQIEVEEIEEPEEDRIRTLTTTLKPNETQAQKLLKAHISVLVSALGGPDHTSDIQPPPYKLGHDALACLKDIKRWIRAVDEKKNNYEVALACAESGLVTNDLIVIMCQWEDKMQKKEIIKNKTTTEKTMLACLELLVLLTWPVEFGKDLSESQKLLYSEIKKVHVSYKKQILMFNNGQLLKAAIRLVLPTIAKSRIDREPRDNQILKLVLYLIRNLLAIEPANLSISNKSRKGASVTASDLPLGVTQDDISINNVLSVFKKNKVLMLLLTISGSLGTEFDRDMFGEICLESIYLIIKGLSASEVLVKKNLGSTPVAAPSQNTVPDAINASQPLQPVTTTVGMQLQDLLATESKKKKIQTQNIASRHGRFGSLLSIRSADSNSFVVSGQEALINTDSSLAKLDKSKKWKDRTYFKYDSDEYVNTSTPVYLNLTGQDILYNFVEQFLSGGCFNNLIECMGSRLTSQTDLNMVDELTLASYFFTISWFLSYQRERIGLDSENKELNYGSVGAALSEVNFILIIGYFRDSFSVKKWNSLHVAMICFKELLQISNSVFGKEITNQTGEGDEISQHEIDRELAEGIIRKLFSFNDFLSIIVQIPQTAAKHSPDYLRVSVSVVHILLKAFETFANEDVHLYIQSKRKQSKRNRKRVNNLDKSTEDRLRDVIYASDEELDQSSAKEITQERKLDFKKTEARFFHQAIVSTYINYLSRYEDLSNQEIKTCLSYFHRLFVVRKDFTGLYRLDFMQLLQKLRNYLQRGSSLRLQVEEFIYYFMKKFKTAFERFPMPIEVLFPRFEDNECKVYLATGEVYEKEETTSTSRSPRLAKDLEFVRDFGLDDQIKILVSQLHVQEKQSLLKWLIQELERIINDRILNSDSIAELNASNQQRRLFINNGYLRFLLRIIGFDLPYTMEEVPELATTVDMEHLTKVTELIKKWDSSQPVIFEDDKVPSYFVRTREAGYDEDQYNENDQEYDFNDDSIAFETEANPNSNRNHVSELDHLEELERQLSSNGSRVNSKERNGTKGKARKKSKEKKRPEPKKVRGLKRRRIPKDLLDDDDSQHVVKSAEFVHDSDDESDDEKDKAFFEREEKMRNLLNDMGGIATSEQLKEIQKVWKNLETGGNNKVASTVAKAVKEVGLFVEESDNDDEVEEESRNSAPVNEEADRTIFESGEVDTQQDLSDNTSNTSDMESETETTKRSFVEDPEEISHVQPKRKRLVISDDEEE
- a CDS encoding uncharacterized protein (Putative transporter; decreased transcription is observed upon fluphenazine treatment), which codes for MSVPKTKSSSNGYTSVPQGENQADNLSNSETLTNNNQERSTDEYELQTLNSLDYEVENGPEEQQEEEQTGSSTMKMAFMNMANSILGAGIIGQPYAFRNSGLIGGILIMILLTVLIDWTLRLIIKNSILSQTKSYQDTVNYCFGVWGKIVLLVSICSFAYGGCMAFCVIIGDTIPHVLKAFIPESITRSDGPLGWLFARNTIIVLFTTCISYPLSLNRDISKLAKASGFALVGMFIIVVLTIFRAPFVSPTIKGELTIKEWTVNANIFQGISVISFALVCHHNTMFIYQSMKNPSLAKFSKLTHISCLVSMIFCMIMAINGLINFGDITKGNILNNFKSNDNWINIARFCFGLNMLTTFPLEIFVVRDVLKEIILAKKASVDGSTADLELSSKQHFFITSFLVFSSMSVALFTCNLGMILELVGATSASLMAYIIPPLCYLKLSWNQVDYKSAMPKEKKKFIIFKAIPSIACVLFGFAVMFISSFMTIKNTSSDGGDHCVID